In Gracilimonas sp., a single window of DNA contains:
- a CDS encoding LD-carboxypeptidase, with amino-acid sequence MAFTRKDFLQKTALASLTGLTFSSSGSTSDLAAVVPTQTKIKPKALKRGDTLGLIAPASPIYEDRVFGEMLVNLKDLGFKLKLGKHVRKRNGYLAGTDTERVEDMMNMFNDPEVDGIMCIRGGWGCNRILPLIDYSVIRNNPKVFSGFSDITSLHMAFYKKSDLYTFHGPVGKSTWNNFTTNAFKAVTWNGDTISYDIPEEYDDSFIITPGTAEGNLLGGNLSVLVSMIGSDYLPSFENAILFLEDIGESVYRIDRMLTQLKLTGILDQLSGFVFGKCTDCSAGDNSLTLQQVMDDHIKPLNIPAFYGAMISHEDNNITLPFGMNAQLDAAKKIISLTESAVS; translated from the coding sequence ATGGCTTTTACACGCAAAGATTTTCTTCAAAAAACTGCATTAGCTTCTCTGACAGGACTAACTTTCAGTAGTTCAGGCAGTACTTCTGATTTAGCTGCAGTAGTGCCCACACAAACGAAGATCAAGCCCAAAGCTTTGAAACGTGGAGATACTTTAGGGTTGATTGCTCCGGCCAGTCCTATTTATGAAGATCGTGTATTTGGTGAAATGCTTGTGAACCTAAAAGATTTGGGGTTTAAGCTAAAACTTGGAAAGCACGTAAGGAAAAGAAATGGCTATCTGGCGGGAACGGATACTGAAAGGGTAGAGGACATGATGAACATGTTTAACGACCCTGAGGTTGACGGCATCATGTGTATTCGGGGCGGATGGGGTTGTAATCGTATTTTACCACTTATCGATTACAGCGTGATTCGCAACAACCCCAAAGTATTTTCTGGATTTAGTGATATTACATCATTACACATGGCTTTTTATAAAAAAAGTGATCTCTATACTTTTCACGGGCCGGTAGGTAAGTCTACATGGAATAATTTTACTACCAATGCTTTTAAAGCTGTCACATGGAATGGAGATACCATCAGTTATGATATTCCGGAAGAATACGATGATAGTTTTATCATCACACCGGGGACGGCGGAAGGCAATCTGTTAGGCGGAAATTTATCTGTGCTTGTTTCTATGATCGGATCAGATTATCTGCCTTCTTTTGAAAACGCCATTTTATTTTTGGAAGATATAGGGGAAAGTGTTTACCGAATAGACCGGATGCTAACACAGCTGAAACTGACGGGAATCCTGGACCAATTATCGGGTTTCGTATTTGGGAAATGTACTGACTGTTCTGCCGGGGATAACAGTCTGACATTGCAGCAAGTAATGGATGATCACATCAAACCTCTAAATATCCCTGCCTTTTATGGAGCAATGATTAGCCATGAAGATAATAACATCACTTTACCTTTCGGAATGAACGCTCAATTAGATGCTGCTAAAAAAATTATTAGCTTAACTGAGTCGGCTGTATCATAA
- a CDS encoding sensor histidine kinase, protein MKSSRKKNVTQNEESRKKCVIHYLSKESSLEDDDKGNLAVQLRTFLRDKQYHKEGRSDHKLFTFLADVIPNGIVITDKNHKIEWVNKAYTSLTGYSFKESIGRKPGELLQGKKVDVAKKKRMSDKLSRHIPFTEELLNYKKNGESFWIRISIAPVFDENNEIQNYIGIQEDITERKLAELQAEQNSKVLEAISEQANFSIFLKDGEGRYLYVNPEWRRQFGLDKKTVVGKTASQLLDKNIARALKSQDRMVLKENKPVLGQELITNGHGPKYYAISKFPVKGISGIKKGIAGIAADITEFKLIEEKIKKSESRLNLAQRIGNIGSWELNLEENELVWTDEIYRIFEIDPDQFGASYESFLDLIHPDDREIVDQAYTDSLQNNTPYHIKHRLLFPDGRVKHVEEHGETFYNEEGIPIRTIGTVQDITESKLIQKQLEDSLHEQTVLLLEIHHRVKNNLALVSGIMQLQAFETTNKETQKFLADGQSRIKSIAIIHELLYQSKSFSKVNLKENFLKMIEHTRHAMNSNVKIDVDLDLQNVSININQAIPCSLILNELLTNVYKHAFKNRPHGIIELSLKEKNEMVEIKIRDDGNGLPGDFNLEKPSSLGLTLIKTITQQLDGHLEYSSDKKGTQFKLTFQKKESKGSSSNLI, encoded by the coding sequence ATGAAGTCTTCTCGTAAAAAAAACGTAACTCAAAATGAAGAGAGTCGGAAGAAATGTGTCATTCATTATTTAAGTAAAGAGAGTTCCCTTGAAGACGATGATAAAGGTAATTTAGCCGTTCAGCTTCGAACTTTTCTTCGAGATAAACAATATCACAAGGAGGGGAGAAGCGATCATAAATTATTTACATTTTTGGCCGATGTAATACCTAACGGTATCGTAATTACAGATAAAAACCATAAAATTGAGTGGGTAAACAAAGCTTATACGAGTTTGACGGGATATTCATTTAAGGAGTCCATAGGGCGCAAACCCGGCGAATTGCTTCAGGGTAAAAAGGTTGATGTAGCTAAGAAAAAGCGAATGTCGGATAAACTTAGCCGGCACATCCCATTTACAGAAGAGTTGTTAAACTACAAGAAGAATGGGGAATCTTTTTGGATTCGAATTTCTATAGCCCCGGTATTTGATGAAAATAATGAAATTCAAAATTACATCGGGATACAAGAAGATATCACTGAACGTAAATTAGCCGAATTGCAAGCTGAGCAAAATTCTAAAGTTTTGGAAGCAATCAGTGAACAGGCTAATTTCTCAATTTTTTTAAAGGATGGCGAAGGCAGATATCTATATGTGAATCCGGAATGGCGGAGACAATTTGGGTTAGATAAGAAAACAGTAGTAGGAAAAACGGCATCTCAGTTGTTGGATAAGAATATTGCCCGAGCATTAAAAAGTCAGGATAGAATGGTTCTCAAAGAGAATAAACCGGTTCTTGGACAAGAATTAATCACTAACGGTCACGGTCCCAAATATTACGCAATCAGCAAGTTCCCGGTTAAGGGCATTTCAGGGATCAAGAAAGGAATAGCCGGTATTGCTGCCGATATTACTGAATTTAAATTGATTGAGGAAAAAATAAAGAAAAGTGAATCCCGCCTTAATTTAGCCCAGCGCATTGGTAACATCGGTTCATGGGAATTGAATTTAGAGGAGAATGAATTAGTATGGACCGACGAAATTTACCGAATTTTTGAAATTGACCCTGATCAATTTGGTGCTTCCTATGAGTCATTTCTTGACCTGATACATCCTGATGACCGGGAAATAGTTGATCAGGCATACACAGACTCACTGCAAAATAATACACCCTATCATATCAAGCATCGGCTGCTATTTCCGGATGGCCGGGTTAAACATGTAGAGGAGCATGGCGAAACTTTCTATAACGAAGAGGGAATCCCCATTCGTACCATAGGAACGGTACAAGATATAACCGAAAGCAAATTGATTCAAAAGCAACTCGAAGATTCGTTACATGAGCAAACCGTATTGCTTCTTGAAATCCACCACCGCGTAAAGAATAATCTTGCTCTTGTTTCCGGCATTATGCAGTTACAGGCCTTTGAAACAACTAATAAGGAAACACAAAAGTTTTTGGCTGATGGACAAAGCAGAATTAAATCCATTGCAATAATTCATGAATTGCTTTATCAGTCCAAAAGCTTTTCAAAAGTCAATCTGAAGGAAAACTTCCTGAAAATGATTGAGCATACCCGGCATGCTATGAATTCCAACGTGAAGATAGATGTTGACTTGGATCTGCAAAATGTTTCTATAAATATTAATCAAGCTATACCGTGTAGTCTTATTTTGAATGAGTTATTAACGAATGTATACAAACATGCATTTAAAAACAGACCTCATGGCATAATAGAGCTGTCCCTCAAAGAAAAAAATGAAATGGTTGAGATCAAGATACGTGATGATGGAAATGGGTTGCCTGGTGATTTTAATCTTGAGAAACCATCAAGCTTAGGACTTACATTAATAAAGACGATAACGCAACAGTTAGATGGCCATTTGGAATATAGTTCAGATAAAAAAGGAACCCAATTCAAGCTCACTTTTCAGAAAAAAGAATCAAAAGGCTCCAGCAGTAATTTGATTTAG
- a CDS encoding alanine racemase: MQPFPTLFVDLETVHSNIAQMASRANELSVEFRPHFKTHQSKAIGRMFRDFEVSGITVSSIKMAKYFLNDGWDDITIAFPANVLAVNHYNDLAAKCSLKTLVISKEVVQKLDRELSRELGLYIEIDPDYGRSGISISDFDTIESVLNTINESTHCYPAGFYCHAGHTYQARSKAEVTAIATKALDKLSLLKERFPDLPICFGDTPSCSVLNDFGPADQISPGNFVFYDWMQVQIGSCSPNEIAVYMECPVIEKFEDRKQVLIHGGAVHFSKDSVQIGNYESFGEPMLKHLSSDTYIKRLSQEHGIIQCNQEAFDSINVGETIKIFPIHSCLTADLMRKYHTSNGQVLDHMNG; encoded by the coding sequence ATGCAACCATTTCCTACTCTTTTTGTTGATCTTGAAACTGTTCATTCAAATATAGCACAGATGGCTTCTAGGGCTAACGAGCTATCTGTTGAATTCCGACCTCATTTTAAAACACATCAGTCTAAAGCTATTGGACGAATGTTTCGGGATTTTGAAGTTAGCGGCATCACCGTCTCTTCAATTAAAATGGCAAAATACTTCCTAAATGATGGATGGGATGATATCACTATTGCATTCCCTGCCAATGTTTTAGCTGTCAATCATTACAATGATTTAGCCGCGAAATGCTCACTTAAAACGCTTGTGATATCCAAGGAAGTTGTTCAGAAATTAGATCGAGAGTTATCCCGGGAATTGGGCTTATATATTGAAATAGATCCTGATTATGGACGAAGCGGAATTTCAATAAGTGATTTTGATACCATTGAGTCTGTCCTTAATACCATTAATGAATCAACCCATTGTTACCCCGCGGGGTTTTATTGCCATGCCGGCCATACTTATCAAGCTCGTTCTAAAGCAGAAGTAACGGCTATTGCTACTAAAGCGTTAGATAAACTAAGTTTGCTTAAGGAACGCTTCCCGGATTTACCTATTTGCTTCGGTGACACTCCATCTTGCAGTGTTTTGAATGACTTTGGGCCGGCTGACCAAATCAGCCCCGGTAACTTTGTATTTTATGACTGGATGCAGGTTCAAATTGGTTCCTGCTCACCGAATGAAATTGCAGTGTATATGGAGTGTCCGGTGATTGAAAAGTTTGAAGATCGTAAACAGGTTTTGATACATGGCGGAGCCGTCCACTTTTCTAAAGATTCCGTTCAAATAGGTAATTATGAAAGTTTTGGTGAGCCCATGCTTAAACATCTTTCAAGTGATACCTATATCAAACGTTTATCTCAGGAACATGGCATTATTCAATGCAATCAGGAAGCTTTTGATTCGATAAATGTTGGTGAAACCATTAAAATTTTTCCAATTCATTCCTGCCTTACGGCTGACTTAATGCGGAAATACCATACCTCTAACGGTCAGGTATTGGATCATATGAATGGCTGA
- a CDS encoding 5'-nucleotidase, lipoprotein e(P4) family: MNSHIISMYLNKPSLLIISLSILIGGCGSTQTISKSGEIPLNKTTQATLWVQNAAEYVAITTQTYNFAEQMLLLSVEDSYWTASLNQEENENHPSLPPAIIMDIDETVLDNSPFQARMIKQDKTFNIEDWNAWCNEANADAVPGAVKFTNYAAENGITIFYISNRSYEVEEATRKNLIEEGFPVSRSMDTIMSNGEEPGWNSSKIQRRKLVEDNYRVLMVFGDDLNDFFPAKNITQDERAALVEEHANKFGRMWFAFPNPVYGSWEDALFDFKDELTKEEQNSILKKRLNSKN, from the coding sequence ATGAATTCTCATATAATCAGCATGTATTTGAACAAACCAAGTCTTTTAATAATTTCTCTAAGCATCTTGATCGGCGGCTGTGGTTCAACCCAGACCATTTCTAAATCGGGTGAAATCCCGCTTAACAAAACAACACAAGCTACATTATGGGTGCAAAATGCGGCGGAATATGTCGCTATTACAACCCAGACTTACAACTTCGCTGAGCAAATGCTTCTACTCTCAGTGGAAGATTCCTATTGGACGGCTTCCCTGAATCAAGAAGAAAATGAGAATCATCCTTCACTTCCTCCTGCCATTATTATGGATATCGATGAAACTGTACTGGACAACTCTCCTTTTCAGGCAAGAATGATCAAGCAGGATAAGACCTTTAACATTGAAGATTGGAACGCCTGGTGTAATGAAGCAAATGCCGATGCTGTGCCGGGAGCTGTGAAGTTCACTAATTATGCCGCTGAAAATGGCATTACTATCTTTTATATCAGCAACCGAAGTTATGAAGTTGAGGAAGCCACGCGGAAAAACCTGATTGAAGAAGGGTTTCCTGTTTCAAGGTCAATGGACACAATTATGAGCAACGGCGAAGAACCGGGCTGGAACTCTTCTAAAATACAGCGCCGTAAATTGGTTGAAGATAATTACCGGGTTCTTATGGTTTTCGGAGATGACCTGAATGATTTCTTCCCTGCCAAAAACATTACCCAGGATGAACGGGCAGCTCTTGTTGAGGAACATGCCAACAAATTCGGGCGCATGTGGTTTGCATTTCCAAATCCGGTATATGGTTCCTGGGAGGATGCCTTATTTGATTTTAAAGATGAACTGACTAAAGAAGAACAAAATTCTATTTTGAAGAAACGATTGAATTCAAAAAACTAA
- a CDS encoding RimK/LysX family protein, with protein MNTSNLKIIGRIEQVDLPEWEFYSLEAKIDTGAYTSSLHCHHIEPFKKNGKDWIRFYLLDPDHESYNDKKLEMPIYDQREVKSSNGETELRYFVQTKINFFDGLYMIEFSLTNRSAMKYPLLIGRKFLKKGPFIVDVTNKNITQSKKTEEST; from the coding sequence ATGAATACATCAAACCTAAAAATCATTGGCCGTATTGAACAGGTAGATTTACCTGAATGGGAATTTTATAGTCTCGAAGCCAAAATTGATACCGGGGCGTATACTTCCAGTTTACACTGCCATCATATCGAACCTTTTAAAAAGAATGGAAAAGATTGGATTCGATTTTATCTACTTGATCCGGACCATGAGTCTTATAATGATAAAAAACTGGAAATGCCGATCTATGACCAGCGTGAAGTTAAAAGTTCAAATGGGGAGACCGAGTTAAGATACTTTGTACAAACAAAAATCAATTTTTTCGACGGTTTATATATGATTGAATTTTCGCTGACAAATCGTTCGGCGATGAAGTATCCATTATTGATTGGTCGAAAGTTTTTGAAAAAAGGCCCATTTATAGTTGATGTAACCAATAAAAATATTACTCAGAGCAAAAAGACCGAGGAGTCTACTTAA
- the rimK gene encoding 30S ribosomal protein S6--L-glutamate ligase: MNIGILSRNASLYSTSRLVEAAEAQGHNVEVIDHLKCDIVIEQDNPKIYYKSKKIDYLDAIIPRIGASVTFYGAAVVRQFEMMEVFSAVHSQALVRSRDKLRSLQLLASSGVGLPKTVFTNYSKEVKKLIESVGGAPLIVKLLEGTQGHGVVLGPTKKAAESIIEAFHAMKARVIVQEFISESKGADIRAFVVDGRVIGAMKRQGNEGEFRSNLHQGGSGTLIKLSKAEKEAALTAAQAMDLQIAGVDMLQSERGPLILEVNSSPGLEGIEKTTKKDIAASIIGYIEKAVDERKKNPSRKKKAKKHA, translated from the coding sequence ATGAATATTGGAATTCTTTCCAGAAATGCCTCACTATACTCAACATCGCGTTTAGTAGAAGCTGCTGAAGCTCAAGGACATAATGTTGAGGTTATAGATCACCTGAAATGTGATATTGTTATAGAGCAGGATAACCCAAAAATTTATTATAAGAGTAAAAAGATAGATTACCTTGATGCCATCATACCTCGTATAGGAGCCTCAGTTACCTTTTATGGAGCTGCCGTAGTCAGGCAATTTGAAATGATGGAAGTTTTCAGTGCTGTTCATTCACAGGCTTTGGTTCGTTCAAGGGACAAGCTCCGGAGTCTTCAACTATTAGCCAGTTCCGGAGTAGGACTTCCAAAAACAGTTTTCACAAATTATTCAAAAGAGGTTAAAAAATTAATTGAATCGGTGGGGGGAGCTCCTTTAATCGTTAAGTTATTGGAGGGAACGCAAGGCCATGGAGTAGTATTAGGACCTACTAAAAAAGCAGCTGAATCGATTATTGAAGCATTTCATGCAATGAAAGCGCGAGTCATTGTTCAGGAATTTATATCCGAATCAAAAGGTGCTGACATCCGGGCATTTGTGGTAGATGGAAGGGTTATCGGAGCCATGAAGCGTCAGGGTAATGAGGGTGAATTCAGGTCAAATTTACATCAGGGTGGTTCGGGAACGCTTATAAAGCTTTCAAAAGCAGAGAAAGAAGCGGCTCTTACAGCTGCACAGGCTATGGATTTGCAAATTGCAGGTGTTGATATGTTGCAGTCAGAAAGGGGTCCCTTGATATTGGAAGTTAATTCCTCCCCGGGATTGGAAGGGATAGAGAAAACTACTAAAAAAGATATAGCTGCCAGTATTATTGGATATATAGAAAAAGCAGTGGATGAGCGAAAGAAGAATCCTTCACGCAAAAAGAAGGCAAAAAAACATGCCTGA
- a CDS encoding succinylglutamate desuccinylase/aspartoacylase family protein, with protein sequence MPEFVSINKQKIGLGEQKIVNLNIARLPTYTSIDLPVLVYRAPVDGPVLLLTGGLHGDEINGVEIVRRMIEREVVVPEKGTVIAIPIVNIYGFIQNSRGLPDGKDINRSFPGAKGGSLAKLLAYTLMKEIIPEIDYGIDFHTGGAARSNYPQIRCSFKIKKAKELAKAMGAPVMMHSSLISKSFRSAAHKKGKEILVYETGESLRYDEFGIEEGIFGTQRLMKHLGMIDEAPEPNNTKVFNNSTWIRTKNAGLFITKAELGEEFNKRQVLGLIKDPYGDLNSRVIAPSDGMVIGLNNCPVVNKGDALIHYAYNK encoded by the coding sequence ATGCCTGAGTTTGTCTCAATAAATAAGCAGAAAATTGGGCTTGGAGAACAGAAAATTGTAAACCTGAACATTGCCCGGCTTCCAACTTATACAAGTATTGATTTACCGGTATTGGTATATCGGGCTCCAGTTGATGGCCCTGTTTTATTACTCACCGGAGGGCTGCATGGTGACGAAATTAACGGTGTTGAGATTGTCCGGCGGATGATTGAACGTGAAGTCGTAGTTCCTGAAAAAGGTACGGTCATTGCTATTCCTATTGTAAATATTTACGGATTTATTCAGAATTCTCGAGGTTTGCCGGATGGAAAAGATATAAACCGCAGTTTTCCAGGTGCTAAGGGTGGGTCATTGGCAAAATTACTCGCATATACTTTGATGAAAGAGATTATTCCCGAAATTGATTATGGAATTGATTTTCATACCGGCGGGGCGGCACGATCTAATTATCCTCAAATCAGATGCTCCTTCAAAATCAAAAAGGCCAAAGAACTGGCAAAAGCGATGGGAGCACCGGTAATGATGCATTCTTCTTTAATTTCTAAATCATTCCGAAGTGCGGCTCACAAAAAAGGGAAAGAAATATTGGTTTATGAGACCGGTGAATCTCTGCGGTATGATGAGTTTGGAATCGAGGAAGGTATATTTGGAACTCAAAGACTTATGAAGCATTTAGGTATGATTGATGAAGCTCCCGAACCTAACAATACTAAAGTATTTAATAACTCTACATGGATCCGCACAAAAAATGCCGGGCTGTTTATTACAAAAGCCGAACTCGGAGAAGAGTTTAATAAAAGACAGGTTTTAGGATTAATAAAAGATCCTTACGGTGATTTAAATTCACGGGTAATCGCTCCAAGCGACGGAATGGTAATTGGTTTAAATAATTGCCCTGTAGTTAATAAGGGCGATGCCCTAATTCATTATGCATATAACAAATAA
- a CDS encoding DUF952 domain-containing protein produces the protein MEIDLLFAAIKQSEWPKISEEASLKPAYFNQDGCVRSFAGNNAEKIINHYFNGEDNLLLIVLDPLRIQTPIKRISEDGFDFIAIQGEVTMDAIIDKIKLEPDKKGKYSVNVKHFD, from the coding sequence TTGGAAATAGATTTATTATTTGCTGCCATTAAACAATCTGAATGGCCTAAAATATCAGAAGAAGCAAGCTTAAAACCCGCATACTTTAACCAAGACGGATGTGTACGATCCTTTGCCGGAAATAATGCCGAAAAAATTATTAATCATTATTTTAACGGAGAAGATAATTTATTGTTAATCGTACTGGATCCACTTCGAATTCAAACTCCAATTAAGCGTATATCTGAAGATGGTTTTGATTTTATCGCTATACAAGGAGAAGTCACAATGGATGCAATTATTGACAAAATTAAGTTAGAGCCAGACAAAAAGGGGAAATACTCAGTAAATGTTAAGCATTTCGATTGA
- a CDS encoding diacylglycerol kinase family protein — MSGKRTYCFLINCSSNSSRAEPFFKKKEPELRMKLPGSDFIYINKDDSIPEIAGQKADGYTHIVACGGDGTVNKVANGIMGSQAVLGVLPLGSGNDFAQNIGLTLDFETDFEILLQNHIADIDVVKSSYGYFLNTFGIGIDGLTNYYASESKFKKGSLRYFSGGLRALYSAKLFTATVNNASDLNEPIKQKVWMVTIANGKTEGGKYTISPESVNNDGQIELVLVKDVSRLRLAAEFIKLSLGLSFKDNVVEILSSSDGFKINLEGELEAHADGERQGLVSGFNQFQLLRKALKVVANYP; from the coding sequence TTGAGCGGTAAGCGAACATATTGCTTCCTGATAAACTGCTCTTCTAATTCGTCACGAGCAGAGCCTTTTTTTAAAAAGAAAGAGCCGGAATTGAGGATGAAATTACCAGGTTCTGATTTCATATATATTAACAAGGACGACTCAATTCCGGAGATTGCTGGGCAAAAAGCTGACGGCTATACTCATATCGTTGCTTGTGGAGGAGATGGAACCGTTAATAAAGTAGCAAACGGAATTATGGGCAGCCAGGCTGTTTTAGGGGTATTACCTTTAGGCAGTGGTAACGATTTTGCACAAAATATTGGTTTAACCCTTGATTTTGAAACAGATTTTGAAATTTTGCTTCAAAATCATATTGCTGACATTGATGTTGTCAAAAGTAGCTATGGATACTTTCTAAATACATTTGGGATTGGGATAGACGGGCTTACAAATTATTATGCTTCAGAAAGCAAATTCAAAAAAGGTTCACTGAGATATTTTTCAGGAGGCTTAAGGGCTCTATATTCGGCTAAATTATTTACAGCTACAGTAAATAATGCTTCTGATCTTAACGAACCGATAAAGCAAAAGGTTTGGATGGTAACTATAGCAAATGGTAAAACAGAGGGAGGGAAGTACACCATTTCACCTGAGTCAGTTAACAATGACGGCCAAATTGAACTGGTTCTTGTAAAAGATGTATCGCGATTGAGACTTGCTGCAGAATTCATCAAACTATCATTGGGACTTTCATTTAAAGATAATGTTGTTGAAATACTTTCCAGTTCAGATGGATTTAAAATAAACCTGGAAGGCGAGTTGGAAGCACATGCAGATGGAGAGAGGCAAGGGTTGGTATCAGGTTTTAATCAGTTTCAACTATTGAGGAAAGCATTGAAGGTTGTAGCAAACTACCCATAA
- a CDS encoding energy transducer TonB: MRVPVKIINRKNDLKKGYLIRLELGVILTLLIFISAFKLNIQPSEKGESLAIERQEEIFVEEIVQTKQELKAPPPPRPIIPVEVPNDEIIENEIIELDSELDLDESFMELPPPPPQRQEEEDAEEVFVVVEQMPELIGGLASLKEYITYPEMARRAQIEGRVIVQFIIDKEGNVRDPEVIRGIGGGCDEVALKAIKKAKFIPGRQRGMPVLVKYSMPINFTLKNQNS; the protein is encoded by the coding sequence ATGAGAGTTCCGGTAAAAATCATTAATCGTAAAAACGATCTTAAAAAAGGATATCTAATTCGCCTTGAATTAGGTGTTATATTAACGCTGCTTATTTTTATTTCTGCATTCAAATTGAATATCCAGCCTTCTGAAAAAGGAGAGTCATTAGCTATTGAGCGTCAGGAAGAAATTTTTGTAGAAGAAATTGTACAAACGAAGCAAGAATTAAAAGCTCCGCCGCCACCTCGACCTATAATTCCGGTGGAAGTGCCTAATGATGAAATCATCGAAAATGAAATCATTGAATTAGATTCAGAATTGGATTTGGATGAATCTTTTATGGAGTTGCCACCACCTCCGCCACAAAGACAGGAAGAGGAAGATGCAGAGGAGGTTTTTGTAGTTGTTGAGCAAATGCCGGAATTAATTGGCGGCCTGGCTTCACTTAAGGAATATATTACCTACCCGGAAATGGCTCGGAGAGCTCAAATTGAAGGTCGTGTTATTGTTCAATTTATCATTGATAAAGAAGGGAATGTACGTGACCCGGAGGTAATCAGAGGAATTGGCGGAGGATGCGACGAAGTAGCTTTAAAGGCAATTAAGAAAGCTAAATTTATACCAGGGCGACAAAGAGGAATGCCCGTATTAGTAAAATACAGCATGCCAATTAACTTTACATTGAAAAATCAGAATAGTTAA
- a CDS encoding response regulator yields MKIIIVEDDKVLSLLLSKMIDRLGHEILEVITKGSEAIEQIEALQPDLVLMDIMLEDDVDGITAMQNLREKGFTAPVIYITGNSDPLNFERAKTTDFVDYLIKPVGFDELRETILKA; encoded by the coding sequence ATGAAGATTATAATTGTTGAAGACGATAAAGTTTTATCACTGCTTCTTTCTAAAATGATTGACCGTTTAGGCCATGAGATTCTGGAAGTTATAACGAAAGGTTCTGAAGCTATTGAACAAATCGAGGCGCTACAGCCCGATTTAGTGCTAATGGACATCATGCTTGAAGATGATGTTGACGGTATTACCGCTATGCAGAATTTAAGAGAAAAAGGATTTACTGCCCCAGTCATCTATATCACTGGCAATTCCGATCCTTTAAACTTTGAACGTGCCAAGACTACAGACTTTGTTGATTACCTGATAAAACCCGTTGGTTTCGATGAACTCAGAGAAACTATTCTAAAGGCTTAA
- a CDS encoding peroxiredoxin, producing the protein MKIAPDFTLKDTHNKDVILSEYIGKKNVVLLFFPLAFSGVCTKELCSTRDNLKIYDSLNTEVFGISIDSFFTLRAFKEANNLNFKLLSDFNKEVSKEYDALYENYYGMKGVSKRSVFVIDKKGRITYQEILEDSDKLPDFNKVQQALADIA; encoded by the coding sequence ATGAAAATAGCTCCGGATTTTACTTTAAAGGATACCCATAATAAAGACGTGATACTTTCAGAATACATTGGGAAAAAGAATGTAGTTTTATTGTTTTTTCCACTGGCGTTTAGCGGTGTCTGTACCAAAGAATTATGTTCCACACGAGATAATCTTAAAATTTATGATTCTTTAAATACGGAGGTGTTTGGAATAAGCATTGACAGCTTTTTTACCCTCAGAGCCTTTAAAGAAGCTAATAATTTGAACTTTAAGCTTCTGAGCGACTTCAACAAAGAAGTAAGCAAAGAGTATGATGCTTTATATGAAAATTACTATGGGATGAAGGGGGTTTCAAAGCGTTCCGTATTTGTTATTGATAAAAAGGGAAGGATAACATATCAAGAGATCTTGGAAGATTCAGATAAACTACCTGATTTCAATAAAGTACAGCAAGCTTTAGCTGACATAGCTTAA